The following proteins come from a genomic window of Lolium rigidum isolate FL_2022 chromosome 5, APGP_CSIRO_Lrig_0.1, whole genome shotgun sequence:
- the LOC124651685 gene encoding small polypeptide DEVIL 4-like, giving the protein MRSQGKQGGRVTRALKEHRARLYIIRRCIVMLLCWQD; this is encoded by the coding sequence GCCAAGGCAAACAAGGAGGAAGGGTGACCAGAGCTCTCAAAGAGCACAGAGCCAGGCTCTACATTATCCGtcggtgcattgtcatgctccttTGCTGGCAAGATTGA